One region of Quercus lobata isolate SW786 chromosome 2, ValleyOak3.0 Primary Assembly, whole genome shotgun sequence genomic DNA includes:
- the LOC115959453 gene encoding uncharacterized protein LOC115959453, whose product MPIYKNNEKQQDGSQTHAAPEVPEAANFREKDLENVDLLDIMFKDIAATRGLAWAPTSGVLPDDLETPKEGLGDTSADSSSPNDDDDVHEDETPNHTQPPNPTQNKGKKRVLLSSTQSKGKKGGTALQLTQQLCRICDVVKLRNSAFSMEPSSTIRNVMERVCTLDGIEKGFELYLMAARIFQKREKREMFVVMEELYLQLQFLQEEARLLGGHYFGT is encoded by the exons ATGCCCATCTACAAAAACAATGAGAAACAACAAGATGGTTCTCAAACACATGCAGCACCG GAGGTTCCTGAAGCTGCAAATTTTCGAGAGAAAGATTTAGAGAATGTTGACTTATTAGACATTATGTTTAAGGACATTGCGGCCACAAGAGGTTTAGCATGGGCCCCCACTTCAGGTGTGTTACCAGATGATCTTGAGACACCTAAGGAAGGGTTAGGTGATACTTCTGCTGACTCATCTTCtccaaatgatgatgatgatgttcatGAAGATGAGACTCCTAACCACACACAACCACCTAACCCAAcacaaaacaaaggaaagaagcgAGTTTTACTATCATCCACACAGAGCAAAGGGAAGAAAGGAGGAACGGCATTACAGTTGACACAACAGCTTTGTCGTATCTGTGATGTTGTGAAGTTAAGGAACTCAGCTTTTTCAATGGAGCCAAGTAGTACTATTCGTAATGTCATGGAACGCGTGTGCACCTTAGATGGCATTGAGAAGGGTTTCGAACTCTACCTCATGGCAGCACGTATTTTTCAGAAacgagagaagagagagatgtTTGTCGTGATGGAAGAACTATATTTACAACTTCAGTTTCTGCAAGAGGAGGCAAGATTGTTAGGAGGGCACTACTTTGGCACTTAg